From Alienimonas californiensis, a single genomic window includes:
- a CDS encoding universal stress protein: MSAAPRRVLLATDHSDESHAAGRTLAALPFPSPPEVTLLHALAVPTVSTGTGPRPIPDAAIARMQSAAEEAQAAEAGPLEAAGLTVSSEIRRGKPADTIVAAAAEAHADLVVLGAVGQSALERLLLGSVSDRVAGSVGSSCLVVRPTGWPDEGRPPRLLIAVDETPASARAAACLAALRWPAGTTAALVSVMQTFDTFVPDFTNTLPTLWDELRVSSERRLAEAAAPFEAAGLEVTTDLQTAAHVGETLCRRARVHKADFVAVGDHGGSAAMKFLLGSTSRYVLRHSASSVWICRDAAG; the protein is encoded by the coding sequence ATGAGCGCCGCCCCCCGCCGCGTCCTGCTGGCCACCGATCACTCCGACGAATCGCACGCCGCCGGTCGGACGCTGGCCGCGTTGCCGTTCCCGTCCCCGCCGGAGGTCACGCTGCTGCACGCGCTGGCGGTGCCGACGGTCTCCACCGGCACCGGCCCAAGGCCGATCCCCGACGCGGCGATCGCACGGATGCAGTCCGCGGCGGAGGAGGCCCAGGCCGCGGAGGCCGGGCCGCTGGAAGCTGCGGGCCTGACGGTTTCGTCGGAGATTCGCCGTGGCAAACCGGCCGACACGATCGTCGCGGCGGCCGCGGAGGCGCACGCGGATCTCGTCGTGCTGGGGGCGGTGGGGCAGTCGGCGCTGGAGCGCCTGCTGTTGGGGTCAGTCTCCGACCGCGTCGCCGGCTCGGTCGGCAGTTCCTGCCTGGTGGTGCGACCGACGGGTTGGCCGGACGAGGGCCGCCCGCCGCGGCTGCTGATTGCCGTCGACGAGACCCCCGCCTCCGCCCGGGCCGCGGCGTGCCTGGCGGCGCTGCGGTGGCCGGCGGGCACGACGGCGGCGCTGGTCTCGGTGATGCAGACCTTCGACACCTTCGTGCCGGACTTCACGAACACGCTGCCGACGCTGTGGGACGAGCTGCGGGTCTCCAGCGAACGCCGCCTGGCCGAGGCCGCCGCCCCCTTCGAGGCCGCGGGGCTGGAGGTGACGACCGACCTGCAAACCGCGGCCCACGTGGGGGAGACGCTCTGCCGCCGGGCGCGAGTCCATAAGGCGGATTTCGTCGCCGTCGGCGATCACGGCGGCAGCGCCGCGATGAAGTTCCTGCTCGGCAGTACGTCCCGCTACGTGCTGCGGCACAGCGCCAGTTCCGTCTGGATCTGCCGCGACGCCGCCGGCTGA
- a CDS encoding replication-associated recombination protein A has product MSLFAAAEAARADAAQPLAARMRPRTLEEFAGQSHLLGEGKLLRRMLAADRVGSVILFGPPGTGKTTLARLIAKHSKAHFESLNAAAIGVKEVRAVLNSAADRLSAVGARTVLFLDEIHRFSRSQQDVLLPDVEAGRVTLVGATTANPYFALVGPLLSRSTIFELKPLTNDEIVAVLERALRDRDRGLADAGVTVEPAALRFLAEICEGDARRALTGLEVAVRSVRAPDEPGRATVTLADAEESVQRKSLHHDAAGDEHYDVISAFIKSMRGSDPDATIYWLARMLNAGEDPRFLARRIVICAAEDVGNADPQALVLAQSAAAALEFVGMPEGRIPLAQAAVYVATAPKSNASYKAIDAALEEVRTKRILPVPPHLKDPRSGGSRQEPAKGRYLYPHNYPGGRIEQDYLPEPRTFYEPTGRGADRPDR; this is encoded by the coding sequence ATGTCATTGTTCGCCGCCGCCGAAGCCGCTCGTGCGGACGCCGCCCAGCCGCTCGCGGCCCGGATGCGGCCGCGCACGCTGGAGGAGTTCGCCGGGCAATCGCACCTGCTGGGCGAGGGCAAACTGCTGCGGCGGATGCTCGCGGCGGACCGGGTCGGCAGCGTGATCCTGTTCGGCCCGCCGGGCACCGGCAAGACGACGCTGGCCCGGTTGATCGCCAAGCATTCCAAGGCGCATTTCGAAAGCCTGAACGCGGCGGCGATCGGGGTAAAGGAGGTCCGGGCGGTCTTGAACTCCGCCGCGGATCGCCTGTCCGCGGTGGGCGCCCGCACGGTGCTGTTCCTCGACGAGATTCACCGCTTCAGCCGCTCCCAGCAGGACGTGTTGTTGCCGGACGTGGAGGCCGGCCGGGTGACGCTGGTGGGGGCGACGACGGCGAACCCGTATTTCGCCCTCGTCGGGCCGTTGCTGAGTCGGTCGACGATCTTCGAGTTAAAACCGCTGACGAACGACGAAATCGTCGCGGTTCTGGAGCGGGCGTTGCGCGACCGGGACCGCGGTCTGGCGGACGCCGGGGTGACGGTCGAACCGGCGGCGCTGCGGTTTCTGGCGGAGATCTGCGAGGGCGACGCCCGCCGGGCGCTGACGGGGCTGGAGGTCGCCGTCCGCAGCGTCCGGGCTCCCGACGAACCGGGCCGGGCGACGGTCACGCTGGCGGACGCCGAGGAGAGCGTGCAGCGGAAAAGCCTGCACCACGACGCCGCGGGGGACGAGCACTACGACGTCATTTCCGCGTTCATTAAAAGCATGCGGGGCTCCGACCCGGACGCCACCATTTATTGGCTGGCCCGGATGCTGAACGCCGGAGAGGACCCGCGGTTTCTGGCCCGCCGCATCGTGATTTGCGCCGCGGAGGACGTGGGGAACGCCGACCCGCAGGCGCTCGTTCTGGCCCAGAGCGCTGCGGCGGCCTTGGAGTTTGTGGGGATGCCGGAGGGCCGCATCCCGCTGGCCCAGGCGGCGGTGTACGTCGCCACGGCGCCGAAGTCGAACGCCTCCTATAAGGCCATCGACGCGGCGCTGGAGGAGGTTCGCACCAAGCGGATCCTGCCCGTGCCGCCGCACCTCAAGGACCCGCGCAGCGGCGGCAGTCGGCAGGAGCCGGCGAAGGGACGATATCTCTATCCGCACAATTATCCCGGCGGGCGCATCGAGCAGGACTACCTGCCGGAGCCGCGGACCTTTTACGAACCGACCGGCCGCGGGGCGGATCGGCCCGATCGCTGA
- the lpdA gene encoding dihydrolipoyl dehydrogenase: MARDFVLPEVSEGVTEADVSEVLVAEGDTVEENQVVVEVETEKAVAPVEIPFAGKVTKVHVAPGDTVKIGAPLMTVEPSGVSKGDGGGDATPDAAAAPQKAEQPTAANTPAEAAAPGDGDKARTGDYDTAADPFDDVRPEGAPTPKNELPEGAYDVVVLGGGPGGYPAAFEAADRGMKVALIDENPKFGGVCLRVGCIPSKTLLHVAKLLHEAEEAEQWGIHFEKPTIDLAKLRDFKSGVVNKLTGGVSQLGKGRGVEMIEGRGTLTGSNSLTVKGPDGKERELHFARCIVAVGSQPAVPKIFDIGDDRVMNSTGALELKDVPEKLLVVGGGYIGLEMGSVYAALGSKVTVVEMTDGLLPGADRDLVKPLQTRIEQAFDRVLLNTKVESLEATDGGIKATLSGEQIEGGSRTESFDRVLIAIGRRPNGKTCGVETTKAEVDDRGFVVVNRRMETADPNILAIGDVAGEPMLAHKATREAKIAVETIAGEDAVFDNRGVPAVVFTDPELAWVGLTESEAQRDGVKVTVARFPWGASGRAQTIDRTDGLTKLICDPESGRILGVGIVGANAGELIAEGTLAVEMGAVAADLAETIHAHPTLSETLMEGGEAVFGQATHYFKKKR, encoded by the coding sequence ATGGCCCGCGATTTTGTCCTCCCCGAAGTCTCCGAGGGCGTCACCGAGGCCGACGTGTCCGAAGTCCTCGTCGCCGAAGGGGATACGGTCGAGGAAAATCAGGTCGTCGTGGAGGTGGAAACGGAGAAGGCCGTCGCCCCGGTCGAGATTCCCTTCGCCGGCAAGGTGACGAAAGTGCACGTCGCCCCCGGCGACACGGTGAAGATTGGCGCCCCGCTGATGACCGTCGAGCCGTCCGGCGTCTCGAAGGGGGACGGGGGCGGCGACGCGACCCCGGACGCCGCTGCGGCCCCGCAGAAGGCCGAGCAGCCGACCGCCGCCAACACGCCGGCCGAGGCCGCGGCGCCCGGCGACGGCGACAAAGCCCGCACCGGCGACTACGACACCGCCGCCGACCCCTTCGACGACGTGCGGCCCGAGGGCGCCCCCACCCCGAAAAACGAGCTGCCCGAGGGCGCCTACGACGTGGTCGTGCTCGGCGGCGGCCCCGGGGGCTACCCCGCCGCCTTCGAGGCTGCCGACCGCGGCATGAAGGTCGCCCTGATCGACGAGAACCCCAAGTTCGGCGGCGTCTGCCTGCGGGTCGGCTGCATCCCCTCCAAGACCCTCCTGCACGTCGCCAAATTGCTGCACGAGGCGGAAGAGGCCGAGCAGTGGGGCATTCATTTCGAGAAGCCGACGATCGACCTCGCCAAGCTGCGGGACTTTAAATCGGGCGTCGTCAATAAACTCACCGGCGGCGTCTCCCAATTGGGCAAGGGCCGCGGCGTGGAGATGATCGAGGGCCGCGGCACGCTGACCGGGTCGAACAGCCTCACGGTCAAGGGGCCGGACGGCAAGGAGCGGGAACTGCACTTCGCCCGCTGCATCGTCGCCGTCGGGAGTCAGCCGGCGGTGCCGAAGATTTTCGACATCGGCGACGATCGGGTGATGAACAGCACCGGCGCCCTCGAATTGAAGGACGTGCCGGAGAAGTTGCTGGTCGTCGGCGGCGGCTATATCGGGCTGGAAATGGGCAGCGTTTACGCGGCTCTCGGCTCGAAGGTGACCGTGGTCGAAATGACCGACGGCCTGCTGCCCGGGGCGGACCGCGACCTCGTCAAACCGCTGCAAACCCGCATTGAGCAGGCGTTCGACCGCGTGCTGCTGAACACGAAGGTGGAGTCCCTCGAAGCGACCGACGGCGGCATCAAAGCGACGCTCTCCGGCGAACAGATCGAGGGCGGCAGCCGTACGGAGAGCTTCGACCGCGTGCTGATCGCGATCGGCCGTCGCCCCAACGGCAAGACCTGCGGCGTGGAGACGACGAAGGCCGAGGTCGACGACCGCGGCTTCGTCGTCGTCAACCGCCGCATGGAGACCGCCGACCCGAATATTCTCGCCATCGGCGACGTCGCCGGGGAGCCGATGCTGGCCCACAAGGCGACCCGCGAAGCCAAGATCGCCGTTGAAACGATCGCCGGCGAGGACGCGGTATTCGACAACCGCGGCGTCCCCGCCGTCGTCTTCACCGACCCCGAACTGGCCTGGGTCGGCCTGACCGAATCGGAGGCCCAGCGCGACGGCGTGAAGGTGACGGTCGCCCGCTTCCCCTGGGGCGCCAGCGGCCGGGCCCAAACGATCGACCGCACCGACGGCCTGACGAAGCTGATCTGCGATCCCGAAAGCGGCCGCATCCTCGGCGTGGGCATCGTCGGCGCCAACGCCGGCGAATTGATCGCCGAGGGCACGCTCGCCGTGGAGATGGGCGCCGTCGCCGCCGACCTCGCCGAGACGATCCACGCCCACCCGACGCTCTCCGAAACGCTGATGGAGGGCGGCGAAGCGGTGTTCGGCCAGGCGACCCACTACTTCAAGAAGAAGCGGTGA
- a CDS encoding DUF7002 family protein, whose translation MAFDLSTYERLRPFLYHRSHAPNLPAIRRDGALRCADDVRGGPAGQLRPRRAMEEVTRDGRMLYLTDQKPLALGAIAWEEGWDAARWLRRLDTLVFLWPGDEHGPRGYAKAHGEKYDRQAAGGGPAPVLLRVPFADALAANPSLMPLFCRYNSGGPRAQPSGGSPRGDSTFRPANECDFTPGRVQELAFDRGPVALPTSTAVRSESDWEPLFG comes from the coding sequence GTGGCGTTCGATCTCTCGACTTACGAACGGCTTCGGCCGTTTCTCTATCACCGGTCGCACGCTCCGAACCTTCCGGCGATCCGGCGGGACGGGGCGCTGCGGTGTGCGGACGATGTCCGCGGCGGGCCGGCAGGCCAACTCCGGCCGCGACGAGCGATGGAGGAAGTGACTCGTGACGGCCGGATGCTGTATCTGACCGACCAGAAGCCGCTCGCCCTCGGGGCGATCGCATGGGAAGAGGGCTGGGACGCGGCCCGTTGGCTACGGCGGTTGGATACGCTGGTGTTCCTCTGGCCCGGCGACGAACACGGTCCGCGGGGATATGCGAAGGCACACGGCGAAAAGTACGACAGACAGGCCGCCGGGGGTGGCCCAGCCCCGGTTCTACTGCGAGTCCCGTTCGCCGACGCGCTCGCCGCGAATCCCTCGCTCATGCCGCTGTTCTGCCGGTACAACAGCGGCGGCCCGCGGGCACAACCGTCCGGCGGCTCGCCGCGGGGCGACTCGACCTTTCGCCCGGCGAACGAGTGCGACTTCACCCCCGGCCGCGTTCAGGAACTCGCCTTCGACAGAGGTCCCGTCGCCCTGCCGACATCCACGGCCGTTCGCAGCGAGAGTGACTGGGAACCGCTGTTCGGCTGA
- a CDS encoding 2-oxo acid dehydrogenase subunit E2 has protein sequence MATAFNLPEVSEGVEAADISEILVAVGDKVEKGQLVMEVETEKAVAAVEIPFAGTITEILVSEGDTVKIGAPLLNVEQGEGAAAPAAEPKSDAPAAKQPAAKQASAEAAPAKSAAPAKPAATVSTAPDGDRPPAPAAPSVRRLARELGVNLYDVSGSARGGRILAEDVKAHAEGGAKAGGANRLIASDRGGVDSALIPAAGAGAMTAPDLPDFSQYGVIRRERMNKIAKTAAAHLSYAWHSIPHVTQHDEADITALEAARKAYGAGAGKNGPKVTMTAILAKAVAGVLKEHPIFNSSLDLGSGEIIYKEYINIGIAVDTDAGLVVPVIRDVDQKSILEIAADLTEIAGRARDRKLGLEEMRGGTFTISNLGGIGGGHFTPIVNHPEVAILGVSRGKNVVELDASGKPVQKLMVPLSLSYDHRVINGADGARFIRSLNIALSDFMALLVNA, from the coding sequence ATGGCGACCGCATTTAATCTGCCCGAAGTCTCCGAAGGGGTCGAGGCGGCGGACATTTCCGAGATCCTCGTCGCCGTCGGCGACAAGGTGGAGAAGGGTCAGTTGGTGATGGAGGTGGAGACGGAAAAGGCCGTCGCCGCCGTCGAGATCCCCTTCGCCGGCACAATTACGGAGATCCTCGTCAGCGAGGGCGACACCGTAAAGATCGGCGCCCCGCTGCTGAACGTCGAGCAGGGCGAGGGCGCCGCCGCCCCGGCGGCAGAGCCCAAGTCCGACGCCCCTGCGGCGAAACAGCCCGCGGCGAAGCAGGCATCCGCGGAGGCCGCCCCGGCCAAGTCTGCGGCCCCGGCGAAGCCCGCAGCGACGGTCTCCACGGCGCCGGACGGCGATCGCCCGCCGGCCCCCGCCGCCCCCAGCGTGCGGCGGCTGGCCCGTGAATTGGGCGTGAACCTGTACGACGTCTCCGGCAGCGCCCGCGGCGGGCGGATTCTCGCCGAGGACGTGAAGGCCCACGCCGAGGGCGGCGCCAAGGCCGGCGGCGCGAACCGTTTGATCGCCTCCGATCGCGGCGGCGTCGATTCCGCCCTGATCCCCGCCGCCGGCGCCGGCGCGATGACCGCCCCGGACCTGCCGGACTTCAGCCAGTACGGCGTGATCCGGCGGGAGCGGATGAACAAGATCGCCAAGACGGCCGCGGCCCACCTCTCCTACGCCTGGCACTCGATCCCGCACGTCACCCAGCACGACGAAGCGGACATCACCGCCCTCGAAGCCGCCCGCAAGGCCTACGGCGCCGGCGCCGGCAAGAACGGCCCGAAGGTCACGATGACGGCCATCCTCGCCAAGGCCGTCGCCGGGGTGTTGAAGGAGCACCCGATCTTCAATTCCTCGCTGGACCTCGGCAGCGGCGAGATCATTTATAAAGAGTACATCAACATCGGCATCGCGGTGGACACCGACGCCGGTCTGGTCGTCCCGGTGATCCGGGACGTCGATCAGAAGTCCATCCTGGAGATCGCCGCCGACCTCACGGAGATCGCCGGCCGCGCCCGCGATCGCAAATTGGGTCTGGAGGAGATGCGCGGCGGCACCTTCACGATCAGCAACCTCGGCGGCATCGGCGGCGGGCACTTCACCCCGATCGTCAACCACCCGGAGGTCGCGATCCTCGGCGTCTCCCGCGGCAAAAACGTGGTGGAGCTGGACGCCTCCGGCAAGCCGGTCCAGAAGCTGATGGTCCCGCTCTCCCTGAGCTACGACCACCGCGTGATCAACGGTGCCGACGGCGCCCGGTTCATTCGCAGCCTGAACATCGCCCTCAGCGACTTCATGGCGCTGCTGGTCAACGCCTGA
- the aceE gene encoding pyruvate dehydrogenase (acetyl-transferring), homodimeric type, with amino-acid sequence MASGSLATPEARANHAPHSRNGQAGEQSLDDAELRDWFESLEDVLHRHGSTEATRLLRRLDDYARKHGVELPFDPTTPYVNTISPERQPDYPGDEELERTIRSLIRWNAAAMVVRANKGDTGVGGHISTYASSCTLYEVGFNHFFHARTKDHPGDFIYFQGHAAPGMYSRAFLEGRFDESHLDNFRQELPRGTGLSSYPHPWLMPDFWQFPTVSMGLGPITSLYHARFLRYLGNRGLLQNDKSTVWAFLGDGEMDEPESLGALTLPVREGLDNVVWVVNCNLQRLDGPVRGNGKIVQELEGIFRGAGWNVVKCLWGTGWDELIAKDKTGKLVAKLEGTVDGEFQRLSTAPGAVVRKEFFGPDPDLQALVADMKDEEIERLRRGGHDPKKVYAAYQTATERNGRPTVVLAQTIKGYGLGEAGEGKMVAHNAKKMTTEQLKAFRDRFRVPVSDKECETAPFYKPDADSPEMKYLTEHREKLGGSMPRRLAEHEKLNVPGLEKFKAYFDGTGDKTVSTTFVLGQLLQRTLLKDKALGERIVPIIPDEARTFGFEGLFAQIGIYSPKGQLYEPVDRKVSMYYKESKNGQMLEEGINEAGAMSSFVAAGTAYANVGVPMIPFYVYYSMFGFQRVGDLIWLAGDSRAKGFLCGGTSGRTSLNGEGLQHQDGHSPLMASTVPNLRAYDPAYNYELAIIVQDGLRRMYAEGEDCFYYLSVYNDDSYSHPAKPEGCEEGVLRGLYKVKSVDGKNGRVQLFGSGPILPYVLRAQAILSENYGVGSDVWSVTSYSELAREARAVTRQNRLHPGETPQQSYLEQVLPTDGGPFVASSDNVRLVQDQIREWVPGRYVALGTDGFGRSETRSALRRHFEIDAECVAYAALSALAADGDFDAKKLPGVLKDLGIDPDKVDPMGA; translated from the coding sequence ATGGCCTCCGGCTCCCTCGCCACGCCCGAAGCCCGCGCCAACCACGCGCCGCATTCCCGCAACGGTCAAGCCGGAGAGCAAAGCCTGGACGACGCCGAACTGCGGGACTGGTTCGAGTCCCTCGAGGACGTGCTGCACCGGCACGGCTCCACCGAGGCGACGCGGTTGCTCCGCCGTCTGGACGACTACGCCCGGAAGCACGGCGTCGAACTGCCGTTCGACCCGACCACCCCCTACGTCAACACGATCTCCCCGGAGCGCCAGCCGGACTACCCCGGCGACGAGGAGCTCGAACGCACGATCCGTAGCCTGATCCGCTGGAACGCCGCGGCGATGGTCGTGCGGGCCAATAAGGGCGACACCGGCGTCGGCGGGCACATCTCGACCTACGCGTCCTCCTGCACGCTGTACGAAGTCGGCTTCAACCACTTCTTCCACGCACGGACCAAGGATCACCCCGGGGACTTCATCTATTTCCAGGGCCACGCCGCCCCGGGGATGTACTCGCGGGCCTTCCTGGAAGGCCGGTTCGACGAATCGCACCTCGACAACTTCCGTCAGGAACTGCCCCGCGGCACCGGCCTGTCCAGCTATCCGCACCCGTGGCTGATGCCGGACTTCTGGCAGTTCCCCACGGTCTCGATGGGCCTGGGACCGATCACCAGCCTGTATCACGCCCGATTCCTGCGGTACCTGGGGAACCGCGGCCTGCTGCAAAACGATAAATCGACCGTCTGGGCGTTCCTCGGCGACGGGGAAATGGACGAGCCGGAATCCCTCGGCGCCCTCACGCTGCCGGTCCGCGAGGGGCTGGACAACGTCGTCTGGGTCGTGAACTGCAATCTGCAACGCCTCGACGGCCCGGTTCGCGGCAACGGCAAGATCGTGCAGGAACTGGAAGGCATCTTCCGCGGCGCCGGCTGGAACGTCGTGAAGTGCCTGTGGGGCACCGGCTGGGACGAACTGATCGCCAAGGACAAGACCGGCAAGTTGGTGGCCAAGCTGGAGGGCACCGTCGACGGCGAGTTCCAGCGCCTCTCCACGGCTCCCGGCGCCGTGGTCCGCAAGGAGTTCTTCGGCCCCGACCCGGACCTGCAGGCCCTCGTCGCCGATATGAAGGACGAGGAGATCGAACGCCTCCGCCGCGGCGGCCACGATCCGAAGAAGGTCTACGCCGCCTATCAAACCGCCACCGAGCGGAACGGTCGGCCGACCGTCGTGCTGGCTCAGACCATCAAGGGCTACGGCCTGGGCGAGGCCGGCGAGGGCAAGATGGTCGCCCACAACGCCAAGAAGATGACCACGGAGCAGCTCAAGGCGTTCCGCGACCGCTTCCGCGTGCCCGTCAGCGACAAAGAGTGCGAAACGGCCCCGTTCTATAAACCGGACGCCGACTCGCCGGAGATGAAATACCTCACGGAGCACCGGGAGAAGCTCGGCGGCTCCATGCCCCGCCGCCTCGCGGAGCACGAAAAGCTCAACGTCCCCGGCCTGGAGAAGTTCAAGGCCTATTTCGACGGCACCGGCGACAAAACCGTCAGCACGACCTTCGTCCTCGGTCAGTTACTCCAGAGGACGCTGCTGAAGGATAAAGCCCTCGGCGAGCGCATCGTCCCCATTATTCCGGACGAAGCCCGCACCTTCGGGTTCGAGGGGCTGTTCGCGCAGATCGGCATCTACTCCCCCAAGGGTCAGCTGTACGAGCCGGTCGACCGTAAGGTCTCCATGTATTACAAGGAGTCGAAGAACGGCCAGATGCTGGAGGAGGGCATCAACGAAGCCGGCGCCATGAGCAGCTTCGTCGCCGCGGGCACCGCGTACGCCAACGTCGGCGTGCCGATGATCCCGTTCTATGTCTATTACAGCATGTTCGGCTTCCAGCGGGTCGGCGACCTGATCTGGCTGGCCGGCGACAGCCGCGCCAAAGGCTTCCTGTGCGGCGGGACCAGCGGACGGACCAGCCTCAACGGCGAGGGCCTCCAGCACCAGGACGGCCACTCCCCGCTGATGGCCTCCACCGTGCCCAACCTGCGGGCCTACGATCCGGCGTATAACTACGAACTCGCCATTATCGTGCAGGACGGCCTCCGCCGGATGTACGCGGAGGGCGAGGACTGCTTCTACTATCTGTCCGTCTATAACGACGACAGCTACAGCCACCCCGCCAAGCCGGAAGGCTGCGAGGAGGGCGTCCTCCGCGGCCTCTACAAGGTCAAATCCGTCGACGGCAAGAACGGTCGCGTGCAGCTGTTCGGCAGCGGGCCGATCCTGCCGTACGTGCTGCGGGCGCAGGCGATTCTGTCGGAGAACTACGGCGTCGGCAGCGACGTCTGGAGCGTGACCAGCTACAGCGAACTGGCCCGTGAAGCCCGCGCCGTCACCCGGCAGAACCGCCTGCACCCCGGCGAGACGCCGCAGCAGAGCTACCTCGAGCAGGTCCTGCCGACCGACGGCGGGCCGTTCGTCGCCAGCAGCGACAATGTGCGGTTGGTGCAGGACCAGATCCGCGAGTGGGTGCCCGGCCGCTACGTCGCCCTCGGCACCGACGGCTTCGGCCGCAGCGAGACCCGCTCGGCCCTGCGTCGGCACTTTGAGATCGACGCGGAGTGCGTCGCCTACGCCGCCCTGTCGGCCCTCGCCGCCGACGGCGACTTCGACGCGAAGAAGCTGCCCGGCGTGCTCAAGGATCTCGGCATCGACCCGGACAAGGTCGACCCGATGGGCGCCTGA
- the fmt gene encoding methionyl-tRNA formyltransferase — translation MRVLFLGTGAFGEPALRAIAKSRHKLVGLVTQPDRGGTGKHTSVPPMKAAAEKFNLPVFQPPRVNVADSLERLREFKADAYVVAAYGQILSEKLLAIPPKGAFNLHASLLPKFRGAAPIHAAIRGGEEETGVTIFQIVRELDAGPVLGAEATAIGRFETAGELHDRLARLAAPLTLEVLDALERGTAVPVRQDHDLATYAPQMEKAEGQIDWTRSAGAVSRHVRGMSPWPGAFSIFEPGGLQTKGGKPARCVFESVDTVPGDGSRPGEASDRGGDLVVACGSGAVRVRSIKPAGKRSMSGAEFLRGRGAGRFVS, via the coding sequence ATGCGCGTTCTTTTTCTCGGCACCGGCGCCTTCGGCGAGCCCGCGTTGCGGGCGATCGCCAAGTCGCGGCACAAGCTCGTCGGCCTCGTCACTCAGCCGGACCGCGGGGGGACGGGGAAGCACACCTCCGTCCCGCCGATGAAGGCCGCCGCGGAGAAGTTCAACCTGCCGGTCTTTCAGCCGCCGCGGGTCAACGTCGCCGACAGCCTCGAGCGCCTGCGGGAGTTCAAGGCGGATGCGTACGTCGTCGCCGCCTACGGGCAGATCCTCAGCGAAAAGCTGCTGGCGATCCCGCCGAAGGGGGCGTTCAACCTGCACGCCTCGCTGCTGCCGAAGTTCCGCGGCGCCGCCCCGATCCACGCCGCAATCCGGGGGGGAGAAGAGGAGACAGGCGTCACGATTTTCCAGATCGTCCGCGAACTGGACGCCGGCCCCGTGTTGGGGGCGGAGGCCACGGCGATCGGCCGGTTCGAAACCGCCGGGGAGCTGCACGACCGCCTCGCCCGCCTCGCGGCGCCGCTCACGCTGGAAGTGCTGGACGCCCTGGAGAGGGGCACCGCGGTGCCGGTGCGACAGGATCACGACCTCGCCACCTACGCCCCGCAGATGGAGAAGGCGGAGGGGCAGATCGACTGGACCCGCTCCGCCGGCGCCGTCAGCCGGCACGTCCGCGGGATGAGCCCCTGGCCGGGGGCGTTCTCGATCTTCGAGCCCGGCGGATTGCAGACGAAGGGCGGCAAACCGGCCCGCTGCGTGTTCGAATCGGTGGACACCGTGCCCGGCGACGGCAGTCGCCCCGGCGAGGCCTCCGACCGCGGCGGCGATCTGGTGGTAGCCTGCGGCTCCGGCGCCGTGCGGGTGCGTTCCATCAAGCCCGCGGGCAAACGCTCGATGAGCGGCGCCGAGTTCCTCCGCGGCCGCGGCGCCGGGCGGTTCGTCAGTTAG
- the def gene encoding peptide deformylase, protein MSATTAPDTVSVSSAADALKIVPHPHPALRRKAQPVTEINAALRRHVSEMFELMYAHEGIGLAATQVARPWRLFVANPTGDAEEKDQEQVFINPEIVRRTGSETAEEGCLSLPQLFGDVRRAQRIVVEAFDLNGKLFAMDLEDLPARVVLHEFDHLDGVMFPDRMTPAEKAKAAPKLADFEHAWTKAQKNGEIPSNRALLKEFEAFKL, encoded by the coding sequence ATGTCCGCGACGACCGCACCTGACACTGTTTCGGTCTCGTCCGCCGCGGACGCCCTGAAGATCGTGCCGCACCCGCATCCTGCGTTGCGGCGCAAAGCGCAACCCGTCACCGAGATCAACGCCGCCCTGCGGCGCCACGTTTCGGAGATGTTCGAGCTGATGTACGCCCACGAGGGCATCGGTCTGGCGGCCACCCAGGTGGCCCGGCCGTGGCGGCTGTTCGTCGCCAACCCGACCGGCGACGCGGAGGAAAAGGACCAGGAACAGGTCTTCATCAACCCCGAGATCGTCCGCCGCACCGGCAGCGAGACGGCCGAGGAAGGCTGCCTGAGCCTGCCCCAACTTTTCGGCGACGTCCGTCGCGCCCAGCGGATCGTCGTGGAGGCGTTCGACCTGAACGGCAAATTGTTCGCCATGGATCTGGAGGACCTGCCCGCCCGGGTGGTCCTGCACGAGTTCGACCATTTGGACGGGGTGATGTTCCCCGACCGCATGACCCCCGCCGAAAAAGCCAAGGCCGCCCCCAAACTGGCGGACTTCGAGCACGCCTGGACCAAGGCCCAGAAAAACGGCGAGATCCCGTCGAACCGGGCTCTGCTCAAAGAGTTCGAGGCGTTCAAGCTGTAA